The following are encoded together in the Streptomyces tsukubensis genome:
- a CDS encoding helix-hairpin-helix domain-containing protein, whose amino-acid sequence MPSVGSGASVDSVASVGSGASVDSVALSWRGRWGSAVKERLPLWLQVRCGLERRSVVALAVVLVVATGFAVQHFWAARPQPVAAPPAVREPAGARSTGGVGQEASAGSSGASDAARASGASGASPALAAVPGASGGGQAVIVDVGGKVRRPGVRRLPPGSRVADALRAAGGVRPGADTAGLNRARLLVDGEQVLVGVEAPTSGGASPVAGASGGVAPSGGGALSGGGAAVPAGRVALSTATVEQLDTLPGVGPVLAQRIIDYRDQHGGFRSVDELQEVNGIGDRRFTDLQNVVRP is encoded by the coding sequence GTGCCGTCTGTGGGTTCCGGGGCGTCCGTCGACTCCGTGGCGTCCGTGGGTTCCGGGGCGTCCGTCGACTCCGTTGCCTTGTCCTGGCGGGGGAGGTGGGGGTCTGCGGTAAAGGAGCGGCTGCCGCTCTGGCTCCAGGTGCGCTGCGGGCTCGAACGCAGGAGTGTGGTCGCGCTCGCCGTGGTGCTCGTGGTGGCTACGGGCTTCGCGGTACAGCATTTCTGGGCGGCTCGGCCACAGCCGGTCGCGGCGCCCCCGGCGGTACGGGAACCTGCGGGTGCGCGATCGACGGGCGGGGTGGGGCAGGAGGCGTCCGCAGGGTCCTCCGGTGCCTCTGATGCCGCCAGGGCTTCCGGTGCCTCCGGGGCTTCCCCCGCGCTGGCTGCCGTGCCCGGTGCGTCGGGCGGCGGCCAGGCGGTGATCGTGGATGTGGGCGGCAAGGTGCGGCGGCCCGGTGTGCGACGGCTTCCCCCTGGTTCGCGGGTGGCCGATGCCCTGCGGGCGGCAGGGGGCGTACGTCCTGGTGCGGATACGGCAGGGCTGAACCGGGCGCGGCTGCTCGTGGACGGTGAGCAGGTACTGGTGGGCGTGGAGGCCCCGACATCAGGGGGAGCGAGCCCGGTGGCAGGGGCCTCGGGTGGCGTCGCGCCGTCGGGTGGGGGCGCACTGTCGGGTGGCGGCGCGGCCGTTCCCGCGGGCCGCGTGGCGCTGAGCACGGCGACGGTGGAGCAGTTGGACACCTTGCCGGGCGTCGGACCTGTGCTGGCCCAGCGCATCATCGACTACCGCGACCAGCACGGTGGCTTCCGCTCGGTGGACGAACTCCAGGAGGTCAATGGCATCGGGGACCGCCGTTTCACGGACCTTCAGAACGTCGTGCGGCCGTGA
- a CDS encoding DegV family protein yields MSRHVAIVTDSTAYLPQRTIERHGITTVPLTVVLGGRALEDGTEDSSRSLAQVLQKRGSVTTSRPGPEVFAETYRRVADAGADGIVSLHLSSEISGTYDSAVLAAREAPVPVRVVDTGMVAMALGFCALTAAEVAESGGSADDAVSAAEKRAADTSAYFYVDTLDYLRRGGRIGAAQALLGSALAVKPLLQLDGGRIELLEKVRTASRAIARLEEIVAERAGSGPVDVAVHHLAAPDRAEALAERLRARLPGLGELHVSEVGAVIGAHTGPGLLGVVVSPR; encoded by the coding sequence ATGTCCCGCCATGTCGCGATCGTCACGGATTCAACGGCCTATCTGCCGCAGCGGACGATCGAGCGCCACGGCATCACCACCGTGCCTCTCACCGTTGTCCTCGGCGGCCGGGCCCTTGAGGACGGTACGGAGGACTCCTCCAGGTCGCTCGCGCAGGTCCTGCAGAAGCGCGGGTCCGTGACCACGTCGAGGCCCGGCCCCGAGGTCTTCGCCGAGACGTACCGCAGGGTCGCGGATGCCGGCGCGGACGGCATCGTCTCGCTCCACCTCTCCTCGGAGATCTCCGGTACTTACGACTCGGCGGTCCTGGCGGCCCGCGAGGCTCCCGTACCCGTCCGCGTGGTCGACACCGGTATGGTCGCGATGGCCCTCGGCTTCTGCGCGCTGACGGCTGCCGAGGTCGCGGAGAGCGGTGGCTCCGCGGACGATGCGGTGAGCGCCGCGGAGAAACGTGCCGCCGACACCTCCGCCTACTTCTACGTGGACACCCTCGACTACCTGCGCAGGGGAGGCCGTATCGGCGCGGCCCAGGCGCTGCTCGGCTCGGCGCTGGCGGTCAAGCCGCTGCTCCAGCTCGACGGCGGGCGCATCGAGCTGCTGGAGAAGGTGCGCACGGCGTCCAGGGCCATCGCCCGCCTGGAGGAGATCGTCGCCGAGCGTGCGGGGTCGGGTCCCGTCGATGTCGCGGTCCACCACCTCGCCGCCCCCGACCGGGCCGAGGCACTCGCGGAGCGGCTCCGTGCCCGCCTGCCCGGGTTGGGCGAGCTGCACGTCAGCGAGGTGGGCGCGGTGATCGGTGCGCATACGGGGCCGGGGCTGTTGGGGGTTGTTGTCTCGCCTCGGTGA